AAGGACGTTGCGCAACCCTGCATCCTAATCCCGGAGTGGTCGAGCGCTTCGCCCACCCCCATGTGGCGATTGCCCTGGCACGGATTGAGTGCCATTACTTCATGAACCAGGCGTTTTTGGCGGCTGACCAGATTGTGCGCAATGCATCAAGGCTGGCGGGGATTCCGGGGGTGATTGTTCACGGACGCTATGACATGGTTTGCCCTCTGGATAACGCCCTCGCGCTAAGCCAGGCTTGGCCCGAAGCGGGTCTGCGTATTATTCGCGATGCAGGGCATTCCGCGTCTGAACCTGCCATTGTCGATGCACTGATTCGGGCCGTTGAGGATGTGGTGTCACAAACTGACTCGCCCGCCGGGTGACTGGATTATCTTTTCTTGATCTGAGGGGTTGCGGCCGGTGTTGCGCGCCGATACACTCTCGACGTTTCTGATTTTTAACCCTCGAAGTTGTTGCTCAAGGGACTGAATGAAAGGACTTATCCAGCGAGTATCAGAAGCCAGCGTGACGGTTGACGGCCGGAAAATTGCCAGCATTGGCAAGGGGCTTTTGTTGCTGTTGGGTGTTGAAAGGGACGACTCACCGAGTGAGGCAAAGGAACTGTGCCGAAAAATTCTCTCCTATCGGGTTTTTCCAGACGAGCAAGGCCGCATGAACATTAACGTTCAGGATGCGGGCGGCTCCATCCTTGTTGTTCCCCAGTTTACCCTTGCGGCCGACACCAGTTCAGGCACCCGGCCGGGCTTTTCCCTGGCTGCTGCACCGGAACTGGCCGTCTCGTTGTATCGCGAGTTCCTGCTCAGTGCCCGTAACCAAATGGGGAGCGAGCGTGTGGAAGAGGGGGAGTTTGGCGCGGATATGAGTGTGGCGCTTATCAATGACGGGCCAGTCACCTTTTTGCTGGAGGTTGCGCAGAAACATTAATGCCCCGAAATGTTGCGCGTGCCATTTGCCTGCGCGTTTCTGGTGCCACATTGTCGGGTGTATGGTGTGAAGACGATGTCGTGAAACGGCTTGGCATGGTTTAACTATATGTTTTAGATTGGAAAAGTCTGTTTTGGCCTCGAGTTTGAGTGATCTGCGTATCGGAAAGCTGGCAAACTTTTGGGCATAAAGGGTTGCCTTGCAGGCACCAAAAAGGCTAAAAACCGGTTGTTAAAAATTTGCAAAAATACATTCACTGTATTAAAACAAGCTCATCACTAAGAGCTTTAAGAAAGGCTGTTAAGTGGTTGAGATGTAAGGCTCAGCTTGATGGCTTGAGTCATATAAAAAGAAAAAATGTCGTGTCCCGCAGGATATAAATGGGAGGCGATCAGGAGTCCGGCAAGCGCAGCCCAGGCTGTTTTGCCAGCAAAAATCGGGATTTAGAACCCGTCGAAAACCTGAGTTAACTCAAAAAGGAAGACGCAACATGAAAAAAACTATCCTTGCTTCTGCTATCGCAGCTGCAACTTTCTCTGGCGCTGCTCTGGCCCAGGAAAGCAACCTGCCGACCGTATACGGTAACATTCAGTATGTTCTGAACCACGACAATGTTGACGGTGGCGGTTCTTCTGTTGAGCATCGCGACAACGGTTCGACGCTCGGTGTGATGCATGACCATGAAATCGCTCCTGGTCTGACTGGTTTCTTCAAGGTCGAAATCGACCGTCTTGGCGCTGACGACATCAATAGTGCGAACGATCCAGAAGGTCGTTTCCGTATTGATGAAGCGTACATCGGTGTTAAGGGTGAGAACTTCGGCCAGCTCTGGGTTGGTACCGACGACACAATTTACGAGCTAGCCGTAACAGAGATTTCAGAATTTTACGAAGTCGCACTGCTGAACCAGGCGGTGAGTTATGACACAGGCGAGGGTGACATGGTTCAATACCTGTCTCCTAATTTCGGTGGATTGACTATCGGCGCCGCTGTCCAGGTCAACGGTGACGATGAGTTTGGCAAGAAGTCTTACCCATGGCAGCTGGCTGCTATGTACGAGGTTGATGCCCTTGAGCTGGCGTTCGCTGTTGACTCAAACGACGGTGGCCGCGCTTATAATCGCATAAGGACCGTTCCCAGCGAGAACAATGAGAATACCTACGGTCTGCGCGCCAGCTACAACCTGGACAATCTGCGTCTGACCGGTGAATTCCACACTCGTAAAGATGTGGCCGACACCTTTGGCGTGATGGGTATTTATACTCTTGGTAAGAATCAGTTTGCTCTTTCTTATGAGCTGACTCAGTACGACGACAATTTCAGCGACGCGCAGTTTGCTGACAAAGACATCGACACTGTGACACTACAAGCGCTGCACAACCTGTCTGACCACATGTATGTCTACTTCGAGGGCTACCTCGGTGGCGGCGATGACGGCGTATACGGCGTTGCTAACAAGAGTGAGCGTTCACTCGCTTCCGTTGGTGCTGTTTACTACTTCTGATCAGCAAACCTGCTAATCAAGTAGTCTCGAAAACCGGTGGCTCAGGTCACCGGTTTTTTTGTATTTTTAGGGGCCTGTTATTGGGAGTCTGCCATGGAAGTCGAACTTGAAATCAAACTGACTCTATCGGAACGGGCGCAGGCAAAAGCCCTCCAGTGGTTGCTTGCGCAGCCTGAGGCCAGTCGCGGTGGTCAGAAGGATTTGATGAATCGCTACTACGATACGCCGGACGCAGCGCTTAACAGGGCCAGGGCGGCACTTCGGGTGAGACAATCTGGAGATCGCTACATCCAGACTCTGAAAACTCAGGGCGAGTTTGTTGATGGTGCCCATCGCCGTCAGGAATGGGAATGGCCGCTGCCGGGGCCTGAGCTTGACCTGTCATTGCTTGAAGACACGCCATTAAAGCAAAAGCTGGATCTGCAGAAACTCCAAGTGGCCTTCGAAACCAACTTCTCCAGGCAGGTGGTGATGCTTGAAACTGCGGACGCACTTGTTGAAGTTGCCGTCGATTTTGGCGAGGTCGTCGGGGGTGGGAGGTCTCGTCCCTTGTGCGAGGTGGAGTTTGAGCTGAAGTCCGGAAACTCGTCACTGCTGTTGAGCTGGGCCAAGGCACTTGCTGTTGAGGTGCCGGTTTTACTGAACCTGATCAGTAAGGCGGAGCAGGGCTACTATCTTGCGGGTATTACCGGCAGAGAAACACGGGTGGCAGAAGATGGAGAGTGTGCGCGCGGGTTCCTGCGGGCGTTGAGTGACTCCTGGCTCACAGGGGCTGTGCTGGCATTGCCGGAAGACTGTTTCAGACAATTAACTCAGAAATCCACGGAGTCAGGATGTCATGCTACATGGCGCGAGGTAGAGGGCTTTCTGAAATCGGGATGCAACACCCGAGATCTGCTTGATCATGTGCCGCGCCTGGGTTTCCTCCAGTTGGCCTTGGCGGAAGGCTGACGGTGCACAGAAAAAAGGGGCCGGATAACCGACCCCTCTCTGCACTACTGCCTGTGTTATCCGGGCAGATAACGTGTCAGAACGATTTGGTCCAGCCTACCCAAACCTGCGGTTTGTCAGCGCGTGGGCTGCCGAAGGGAGAGTCGCTTTTGCTGATGTCCGCGTAATCGACGTTAAGGCTGAACTCGCCCAATTCGCTCGCATCCTTTGCAAGGCTGGCTGAGTAGTGTACGTAACTGGCATCTTCAAAGCCGGCCTTACCATCAACATCGAAATCATAGTAGCCAACGGTGAAAGACGCTGCGAAATCGTTCGCCAGTGGGAGCGAGGCAGAGCCGTAGTAGTAGATGTCGCCCTCATCGAAAACGTCTTCCTGGTTTTCGCTATGAGCAGTGTATGCTACACCGACGGCGAAGTTACCCAGCCCGATCTCGCCATAAATTTCACCGAAATCGATGTTTTCCGGGGCATCGGTGTAGGCGTAGTAGATGTAGCCGACATCATACGCGATGCCCTCCACGTCGCCCGCGAAGCCAAAGTAGAGATCCAGTTCGTGCGTGGCCTCGTCTCCAAAGTCTATCGTGGAAACCCATGTTCCGGCGTAAAGCCCGCTTGCGTCCTCGTAGTCAACGCCGCCCTGAATAGCGGAGGCACCTTCCGTCTGGGTGAGGCCCCGGAACATGTAGTTGCTCACGGCACCAATATTTGCAGACAATTCTGCGTGGGCGATACTTGGCACGGCCAGCGTCCCGAGCAGGGAAGCAGTGAGTACCGAAGCAGTCAGGTTGTATGCGTTGCGTTTCATCGGATACCTCTTGGATCGATTGTTTAACTCACGGTTGACTAAGCACAGTCGATGCCAATAAATGAAACTTATTATAAATCAAAGGCATCCGTGAATCCTCCGTTATTGCGGTTGCTGAGTTGTCCCAATGTGCACTAAGTCTGGGCGTCAGTTTTTGCGGCTGCACCAGATTGCACCACGGAGTGGTGCGTCAGCTATGGCAGGCTCAGAAGCGCTGTTGCCACGCTGAAGTAAATCAGCACGCCGCTGACGTCGGCAATGGTTGTTATCAGTGGCGTACTTGCCGTTGCCGGGTCGAACTTCAGCTTATCCAGCAGGAAAGGCAGCAGCATACCAATGAGGCTGCCCACCATCACCACAGCGATCATGGTAACCGCCACCACAAAGGCAATCTCCGGCCCGGCCCTCATAAAGCCAACCACCATTACGGCGGCAGCCATGGTGACACCCAGGGCACTGGCTACCAGGGTTTCTTTGCCCAGCAATTTGCCCCAGTCTGCGATTGTTACATCGCCGGTGGCCATACCCCGTACCATAAGCGTGGCTGACTGTGCCCCGGCATTACCGGCGCTGGCGACCAGAAGAGGCATAAAGAACAACAACGCAATGTGCTCGGAGATGATGTCTTCGAAGTAAGCGATGCCCGCGCCGGTGAAGATATTGGCAAATACAAGGATGACCAGCCATTGCACCCGTGAGCGGTAGAGCGAGAACGGTGTTGCATCCCTCAGGCCGGTTTCCAGTTTGCCCACCGTGGCCCCTTTGTGGATGTCTTCGGTGGCCTCTTCTTCCGCTACGTCCATGGCGTCATCGTAGGTGACAATGCCCACCAGCCGTTCGTCCTGATCCAGGATTGGCAGTGCCAGCAAGTCGTAGCGTGATATCAGTCGGGCCACTTCTTCCTGGGGAGTGTCGGTGCTGGCGGTCACCAGGCCCGTAGCAATCAGGTCATCCACCGGCGTGCCGGGCATCGCGGTAATCAGGTTCCGAAGGGAAACTGCACCCACCAGTTTGTGCTGGTTATCGATCACGTACGCCTGGTAGATGGTTTCTTTATCCGGCGCGGTGTTTCGGAGTAGGTTAATCGCCGCGCTGGCGGACATGCCGGTGCTGATCACCGCGTATTCCGAGCTCATCAGTGCGCCGGCGGTGCCTTCTTCAAAGCTTGCCAGGCGCCTAAGGTCTTCGCGCTCCTTGCTGGCGAGGGATTGGAACAGGGCGTGTTGACGGTTCTCATCCAGCAGGTTGAAGAAGTCGGCCCGTTCGTCCGAGGGCATGGCGGTTACTAGCTCAGCCAGGTCTTGGGTGGGCAAGAGCTCCGCGATCAACGTTTGGGTGTTGGGGCCGATATACCCGAATACCTTGGCGCTTTGTTCCGTTGTCAGGGCCCGGAGAAGGCGGACGCCTTCCTCGTTATCCGGATTTTCCTCAACAAACTCCGCGAGGTCGGCGGCATTGAAGGTGGCCGCCGCGGCCTGAATCTGCGCTTCGTCACCGGTGGCGATCGCCTCAAAGAGGGGTTGATAGAATTCGGAGTCCAGGTATGACATGCGTTACCTTACTCTTTTGGTGTCATGGTTTCGGCTGTCTGCTCGTTGTGATTGTGCAGGTCTCGCCACTGCTTGAGGAATTCCCTGTACCGGTCCAGGGCCTCCTCAACCACAGATACAGATGGGGTGTCGGTTGATCGGACCAGCACAATCAGTCCCTTGCCCTCGACCTCTTCATTGGTGGGAGGGTGGCAAATCACTTCATTGTCGTGATCGATATACGCCAGGGCGGTGCCTATGCCGTGGCGCACGAGTGCGCTGACAATGTCTGCCCAGACCAGGTCGTCCAACTCCAGATCATAGCGGTGAGGATGGTCGCGCTCGTAGTTGAACATGTCTTCCAGCACCTTCTCTGAGCCGGGTGCCACCACGGCGCGAACCATGATCTCCGGGTAGGTGCGCACCGGGCGGATGGTGGTGCGTACCCCAAGTGTTTTGAAACGGTCGCGATTGTGATCGCTCACGCATTCCACCGTTGTTCGGCCCCCCAGGTTGGATTCTACCAACCTGTGGGCGATATCGAAGGTCAGACTGTCTGAGAACGGATCGGATTCGTCTGCGGCGAGCACAATGATGTGTTTGGCACTGCCGGCATGCACCGCTTTCAGGGCTTCTGGATCGTTGCCCGCGCCATGAAAATGGACCATCCCGCAGTCGGACAGTTCTGCAGGTAATCCGCCCGGGAACTGACGGGTCAGTAGCATGATGGGTACCGTGTGGTATTCGGGTACCGAGCGGATCTGGGAGGCAAAGCGCATAAAGTACTGCTCGCCGCCACTTCGTGGGGTGTTAATGATTACGATGTGATCTTTCATGTTGTAAATCCAGCGTCCGGTCAGGATTCGTTCACGGCGGTAGAACCGGTATTCAATATAGTCGCTGACGATCAGTGTCAGCAGCGTGATGGCGCTGATAAACATCAGCAGGATGGTGCTCAGGCGGCCAACGGTGGTTTCTGGAGCGAAATCTCCGTAGCCCACGGTGACCAGTGTGGTCATGGTCATCCACACCGCCTCAAACAGCGTCAGAGGCTCTGCCGCCCAGATAATCAGTATCTGGGTGATGAGCAAGCAGCCCAATATGACAAAGAGCCGCCGCATTCGGCTGCGGATCAGGCCGCCCATGGGCAGGTGAGACTGCGTATGTTCGGGATTCAGCGGGCGGCGATTGCGCATCATAGAGTTGGCGTGCCTGTTCAGTCCTTGGCGAGTTCGTTATACAGTACCGGAAATATATCAGAGAGACAGGGGTTTGCGTTATGTCTGAGCCTTGGGGTTCATTGCCAGCGGAACTGGCCAACGATGTGTCAGGTTGTTGGGCTTCGATATTCCCGGACGGGATTCCAGGCTGGTTGACCGATGACGCAGACCTGACGGAGGCCGATATTGCCGAAGCCTTTGCCCGAAGCCTGTTCTTGCGGCAAACCATAGAGCGACATTCTGAGCAGATTCGCTCGGCGGTACAGGCACGGCCACTGCAAGAACCCACCACCGAATCCTGGCTGGCGGAGCGCTGGGCATCTTTCCTGGGCTCGGTGGATTCAGAACCAGCGCTGCACTCAGCTCTCAGGCAATTCCGGCGGGAGATCCAGTTCCGGATTATCTGGCGGGATCTGCTTAAGTGGGCCGACCTTCAGGAAACCATCGCCGCCACCAGTGCGTTCGCCGATACCTGTATTGATGGCGCGCTGGATTGGCTATACGAACAGGCTTGTGAAGAGTCCGGCACGCCCTGGGGCAAAGACCCGGTAACCGGCGAGGAAGCTCCCCAGAAAATGGTGGTGCTGGGTATGGGCAAACTCGGCGGCCGTGAACTGAACGTCTCTTCTGATATTGATCTTATCTTCGCCTTCCCGGGCAAGGGTGAAACGCGCGGTGGTCGGCGAGCCCTGGATAACCAGCAGTTTTTTATTCGTCTGGGGCAAAAACTGATCCAGGCGCTGGACCAGATCACCGCCGACGGGTTTGTGTTCCGTGTGGATATGCGCCTGCGCCCCTACGGCCAGAGCGGCGCCCTGGCCCTGAGTTTCGCAGCGCTGGAAACCTACTATCAGGACCAGGGCCGTGACTGGGAACGCTACGCGATGGTGAAAGCCCGGGTAGTGGCGGGCGACCAGCGGGCAGGGGAGGTGCTGATGAGTAGCCTTCGGCCCTTCGTTTACCGGAAGTATATTGATTTCAGTGCCTTTGAGTCGCTGCGCAATATGAAGGCAATGATCAGCCGGGAAGTGCGCCGCAAGGGGCTGGAAAACAACATCAAGCTGGGCAGTGGCGGCATCCGTGAAATCGAGTTTGTGGTGCAGGCGTTTCAGCTGATTCGGGGCGGCCGGGACCGGGAGCTGCAGCAGCGGGAACTGCAGGTGATCCTTAAAGAGCTGGAGGAGCTGGAACTACTGCCCTCCACCGTGGTTCGGGAGCTT
The window above is part of the Marinobacter sp. THAF197a genome. Proteins encoded here:
- the dtd gene encoding D-aminoacyl-tRNA deacylase, whose product is MKGLIQRVSEASVTVDGRKIASIGKGLLLLLGVERDDSPSEAKELCRKILSYRVFPDEQGRMNINVQDAGGSILVVPQFTLAADTSSGTRPGFSLAAAPELAVSLYREFLLSARNQMGSERVEEGEFGADMSVALINDGPVTFLLEVAQKH
- a CDS encoding porin, which produces MKKTILASAIAAATFSGAALAQESNLPTVYGNIQYVLNHDNVDGGGSSVEHRDNGSTLGVMHDHEIAPGLTGFFKVEIDRLGADDINSANDPEGRFRIDEAYIGVKGENFGQLWVGTDDTIYELAVTEISEFYEVALLNQAVSYDTGEGDMVQYLSPNFGGLTIGAAVQVNGDDEFGKKSYPWQLAAMYEVDALELAFAVDSNDGGRAYNRIRTVPSENNENTYGLRASYNLDNLRLTGEFHTRKDVADTFGVMGIYTLGKNQFALSYELTQYDDNFSDAQFADKDIDTVTLQALHNLSDHMYVYFEGYLGGGDDGVYGVANKSERSLASVGAVYYF
- a CDS encoding CYTH domain-containing protein, with amino-acid sequence MEVELEIKLTLSERAQAKALQWLLAQPEASRGGQKDLMNRYYDTPDAALNRARAALRVRQSGDRYIQTLKTQGEFVDGAHRRQEWEWPLPGPELDLSLLEDTPLKQKLDLQKLQVAFETNFSRQVVMLETADALVEVAVDFGEVVGGGRSRPLCEVEFELKSGNSSLLLSWAKALAVEVPVLLNLISKAEQGYYLAGITGRETRVAEDGECARGFLRALSDSWLTGAVLALPEDCFRQLTQKSTESGCHATWREVEGFLKSGCNTRDLLDHVPRLGFLQLALAEG
- a CDS encoding TorF family putative porin, whose product is MKRNAYNLTASVLTASLLGTLAVPSIAHAELSANIGAVSNYMFRGLTQTEGASAIQGGVDYEDASGLYAGTWVSTIDFGDEATHELDLYFGFAGDVEGIAYDVGYIYYAYTDAPENIDFGEIYGEIGLGNFAVGVAYTAHSENQEDVFDEGDIYYYGSASLPLANDFAASFTVGYYDFDVDGKAGFEDASYVHYSASLAKDASELGEFSLNVDYADISKSDSPFGSPRADKPQVWVGWTKSF
- the mgtE gene encoding magnesium transporter, producing MSYLDSEFYQPLFEAIATGDEAQIQAAAATFNAADLAEFVEENPDNEEGVRLLRALTTEQSAKVFGYIGPNTQTLIAELLPTQDLAELVTAMPSDERADFFNLLDENRQHALFQSLASKEREDLRRLASFEEGTAGALMSSEYAVISTGMSASAAINLLRNTAPDKETIYQAYVIDNQHKLVGAVSLRNLITAMPGTPVDDLIATGLVTASTDTPQEEVARLISRYDLLALPILDQDERLVGIVTYDDAMDVAEEEATEDIHKGATVGKLETGLRDATPFSLYRSRVQWLVILVFANIFTGAGIAYFEDIISEHIALLFFMPLLVASAGNAGAQSATLMVRGMATGDVTIADWGKLLGKETLVASALGVTMAAAVMVVGFMRAGPEIAFVVAVTMIAVVMVGSLIGMLLPFLLDKLKFDPATASTPLITTIADVSGVLIYFSVATALLSLP
- a CDS encoding potassium channel protein, with protein sequence MMRNRRPLNPEHTQSHLPMGGLIRSRMRRLFVILGCLLITQILIIWAAEPLTLFEAVWMTMTTLVTVGYGDFAPETTVGRLSTILLMFISAITLLTLIVSDYIEYRFYRRERILTGRWIYNMKDHIVIINTPRSGGEQYFMRFASQIRSVPEYHTVPIMLLTRQFPGGLPAELSDCGMVHFHGAGNDPEALKAVHAGSAKHIIVLAADESDPFSDSLTFDIAHRLVESNLGGRTTVECVSDHNRDRFKTLGVRTTIRPVRTYPEIMVRAVVAPGSEKVLEDMFNYERDHPHRYDLELDDLVWADIVSALVRHGIGTALAYIDHDNEVICHPPTNEEVEGKGLIVLVRSTDTPSVSVVEEALDRYREFLKQWRDLHNHNEQTAETMTPKE